A genomic stretch from Helianthus annuus cultivar XRQ/B chromosome 1, HanXRQr2.0-SUNRISE, whole genome shotgun sequence includes:
- the LOC110866953 gene encoding uncharacterized mitochondrial protein AtMg00810-like: MYVHRTKYVYEILKRFGLEDRLPYDTPLLTNHKLMTDKEKDPKVDPTLYRAMIGSLMYLTTLRPDIKFSVCLRDRYYSNLKESHMKAVKRIFRYLKGKPKLGLRYPAEGGLDLIAYADIDFGGCPTNRKSTSGGVELLGNRLVSW; encoded by the coding sequence ATGTACGTTCATCGAACAAAATATGTCTACGAGATTCTCAAGAGATTCGGTCTGGAAGACAGACTGCCATACGATACGCCATTGTTGACAAATCACAAGTTGATGACCGATAAAGAGAAAGATCCTAAAGTGGATCCAACTCTCTATCGAGCTATGATAGGTTCTCTTATGTACCTTACAACTTTGCGTCCCGATATAAAGTTTTCTGTCTGTCTCCGTGACAGGTACTATTCCAATCTGAAGGAATCGCATATGAAGGCTGTCAAACGCATCTTCAGATATCTAAAAGGAAAGCCGAAGCTTGGATTGAGGTATCCTGCTGAAGGCGGTCTAGATTTGATAGCGTATGCCGACATAGATTTCGGAGGGTGCCCGACTAACAGAAAGTCGACCTCAGGCGGCGTAGAACTTCTTGGAAACCGTCTTGTGTCCTGGTAG